In one window of Hyla sarda isolate aHylSar1 chromosome 1, aHylSar1.hap1, whole genome shotgun sequence DNA:
- the LOC130276668 gene encoding polyadenylate-binding protein 2 isoform X1 yields MAAVSSAAALRGADYENGLRGAAGSAGGSQDAGDDESIGRGGLDLDLELLGPGRRSRRIGGRIPTGRRSGGRGSTESGGAGALEELEEMELEEEEPGELGGDPAIEDPELEAIKARVREMEEEAVKLKELQNEVEKQMNMSPPPGNAGPVIMSIEEKMEADARSIYVGNVDYGATAEELEAHFHGCGSVNRVTILCDKFTGHPKGFAYIEFSDKESVRTSMALDESLFRGRQIKVVPKRTNRPGISTTDRGYPRARYRARASSYSSRSRFYSGYTARPRGRVYRGRARVTSWYSPY; encoded by the exons ATGGCGGCGGTGTCCTCAGCAGCGGCACTGCGTGGGGCTGACTACGAGAACGGGCTCCGTGGCGCTGCGGGGTCAGCCGGTGGCAGCCAAGATGCCGGCGATGACGAGTCCATAGGTCGCGGAGGGCTGGATCTCGACTTGGAGTTGTTGGGCCCAGGCCGGAGAAGTCGACGGATAGGGGGCAGAATCCCGACGGGGAGGAGATCCGGCGGACGAGGGAGCACAGAGAGCGGGGGTGCCGGCGCCCTGGAGGAGCTTGAGGAAATGGAGCTGGAAGAGGAAGAGCCGGGAGAGCTCGGGGGGGACCCTGCCATTGAGGACCCG GAGCTGGAGGCCATCAAAGCCCGTGTTAGAGAAATGGAGGAGGAGGCAGTCAAGTTAAAGGAGCTGCAGAATGAGGTGGAGAAACAAATGAACATGAGCCCGCCGCCCGGAAATG CTGGTCCTGTAATTATGTCCATAGAAGAGAAGATGGAAGCTGATGCTCGGTCAATATATGTAGGGAAT GTTGATTATGGGGCAACAGCTGAAGAACTAGAAGCACACTTCCATGGCTGTGGCTCTGTGAACAGGGTGACCATTCTTTGTGACAAATTCACTGGTCACCCTAAAGG GTTTGCCTACATTGAATTTTCAGATAAAGAATCAGTCCGAACATCCATGGCATTAGATGAGTCCTTGTTCAGAGGGCGACAGATAAAA GTGGTTCCCAAACGGACTAACAGACCTGGCATAAGTACAACAGACAGAGGCTATCCACGGGCAAGATACCGAGCTAGAGCATCTTCTTATAGTTCCCGTTCCAGATTCTACAGCGGCTACACAGCAAGGCCCAGAGGACGCGTGTACAG GGGACGGGCTCGAGTGACGTCATGGTATTCTCCTtactaa